A genomic segment from Methanoplanus limicola DSM 2279 encodes:
- a CDS encoding DUF1670 domain-containing protein codes for MGKKELDKAYVSLAERTVESQMIAELMEDYGFAAAIARSLKDLFMSYFNTYLGHEKSDGQMIYRVIPSDVPPGIEVSKIKTLPVQLTLCDVSDIEIMNKSSVELQRHRIIRLTNEAYDQGGVLTQSDLSVMLGESLRTISTRVSELKKEGIIVPTRGNKKDIGPGVSHKVKIVELYLKGYDFTEIKRRTRHSSEAISRYLNDFARVSCLDDMKHSMEEIRIITNHSENLVKQYLDLKDSLLDENTIRRYEQLTAKFAGGKKKSPYSQRGDRLFNVIREGKNESR; via the coding sequence ATGGGGAAGAAGGAATTAGACAAAGCATATGTGAGTCTTGCTGAAAGAACAGTAGAATCACAAATGATAGCTGAATTGATGGAGGATTACGGATTTGCAGCAGCAATTGCAAGAAGTCTTAAAGATCTCTTCATGTCTTATTTTAACACCTATCTGGGCCATGAAAAATCTGATGGGCAGATGATATACAGAGTAATTCCCAGTGATGTACCACCTGGGATCGAGGTAAGTAAGATCAAAACTCTTCCGGTTCAGCTAACCCTCTGTGATGTAAGTGACATTGAGATCATGAACAAAAGCTCTGTTGAGCTACAGAGACACCGAATAATCAGACTTACCAATGAAGCATATGATCAGGGAGGTGTCCTGACACAGTCAGATTTGTCCGTTATGTTAGGTGAGAGTCTCAGGACCATATCAACCAGAGTTTCTGAACTTAAGAAAGAAGGCATCATAGTACCAACAAGAGGAAATAAAAAGGACATAGGGCCTGGGGTCTCACACAAGGTAAAAATTGTTGAACTCTATCTCAAAGGATATGATTTCACTGAGATCAAAAGGAGAACACGACATAGTAGTGAAGCCATATCAAGATATCTCAATGATTTTGCCAGAGTATCATGTCTTGATGACATGAAGCATAGCATGGAGGAGATCAGAATTATCACAAATCATTCGGAAAACCTGGTAAAACAGTATCTTGATCTGAAAGATTCTCTCCTTGATGAAAACACAATCCGGAGATATGAACAGTTAACAGCCAAATTTGCAGGCGGGAAAAAAAAATCACCTTACTCTCAAAGGGGAGACAGACTCTTCAATGTCATCAGGGAGGGAAAAAATGAAAGTAGATAA
- a CDS encoding DUF1670 domain-containing protein yields MKVDKMTRTKVESSLKTSIVNLIDKDYTMINGDKIKQMFAEDVVNLVREEFRELDSVETGQILWIGIHKDDKPSYGKNAGNIQMVPISLSLIAKEDLDMTAEGYSKQEIREKRIVRLFNEAYQQSALLSNTDVGMIIGVSPTTVSKQAREFMEREKVVLPTRGTIHDLGMATTHKKIIIRLYMDGHLTPAIARITNHSEEAVDRYIRAFEKVNLLKDEKPEYIHSVTGMSNWLIKSYLDIIDEFPETGDET; encoded by the coding sequence ATGAAAGTAGATAAGATGACCAGAACGAAAGTTGAATCGTCACTTAAAACCAGCATTGTAAATCTGATAGACAAGGATTATACAATGATAAACGGCGACAAGATCAAGCAGATGTTTGCTGAGGACGTTGTAAATCTTGTAAGAGAAGAGTTCCGTGAACTTGATTCTGTTGAAACAGGGCAGATACTGTGGATAGGCATCCATAAAGATGACAAACCATCATACGGCAAAAACGCCGGTAATATTCAGATGGTTCCCATCTCCCTCTCTTTGATAGCAAAAGAAGATCTTGATATGACAGCGGAGGGCTATTCAAAGCAGGAAATTCGTGAAAAAAGAATTGTGAGGCTTTTTAATGAAGCCTACCAACAGAGTGCATTACTTTCAAACACAGACGTAGGAATGATAATTGGTGTAAGTCCAACAACAGTCAGCAAACAGGCCAGAGAATTCATGGAGCGGGAGAAAGTTGTTCTACCAACAAGAGGAACAATCCATGACCTTGGTATGGCAACCACACACAAGAAGATAATCATCAGATTATACATGGATGGTCATCTGACACCTGCTATAGCCAGAATAACAAACCATTCAGAAGAAGCTGTTGATAGGTACATCAGAGCCTTTGAGAAGGTAAACCTTCTTAAGGATGAAAAACCTGAATATATCCATTCAGTAACAGGGATGAGCAACTGGTTGATCAAATCTTATCTGGATATAATCGATGAATTCCCGGAAACAGGTGATGAAACGTGA
- a CDS encoding HFX_2341 family transcriptional regulator domain-containing protein, whose amino-acid sequence MTYVNNVGTMTSNKYVGERIHIIPLGHEYDRAIAPFTNLKAERAYVLSVPVNSELNPDMLKKQNHFTKKVITELERAGIKAIDQRVNLFDINETLKAISILIVNEKKKGNDVLVNMSACGRKTSFAAVMAAMVHKVGVYYVSANNYVADNNGDQYYEHGLSIVEDFNRPIELLSPFKIMLPKYESQIILKELYEQNEKKLSLLEIIKKLGSDKNSVEGFENCPSIIKDTKITDRMGYRSLLNKVNRNFLSELLENNYIERKKSGREYYIKLTESGETIACVSGLLEVTSSSPNRIK is encoded by the coding sequence ATGACCTATGTGAACAATGTGGGAACCATGACCTCCAACAAATATGTCGGAGAAAGAATCCATATAATTCCGCTGGGCCATGAATATGATCGTGCAATTGCTCCTTTTACAAATTTAAAAGCGGAACGAGCATATGTCCTTTCTGTACCAGTAAATTCTGAATTAAATCCGGATATGCTTAAAAAACAGAATCACTTTACAAAGAAAGTTATCACTGAGCTTGAAAGAGCCGGGATAAAAGCTATTGATCAAAGAGTAAATCTCTTCGACATAAATGAAACTTTGAAAGCTATCTCAATATTAATTGTAAATGAGAAAAAGAAAGGCAATGATGTCCTTGTTAATATGTCAGCATGCGGAAGAAAAACATCATTTGCTGCTGTTATGGCTGCTATGGTTCATAAAGTAGGGGTATATTATGTATCTGCAAATAATTATGTCGCAGACAATAATGGTGACCAATATTATGAACATGGCCTTAGCATTGTCGAAGATTTTAACAGACCAATTGAACTTTTAAGTCCATTCAAAATTATGCTGCCAAAATATGAATCACAAATAATTCTGAAGGAACTTTATGAACAAAATGAAAAGAAATTAAGCCTTTTAGAGATTATCAAAAAACTAGGTTCTGATAAAAATAGTGTTGAAGGCTTTGAAAACTGTCCTTCAATCATAAAAGATACTAAAATAACTGATAGAATGGGATATAGATCCCTTCTGAACAAAGTAAACAGGAATTTTTTATCTGAATTATTGGAAAACAACTATATCGAACGGAAAAAATCAGGGAGAGAATATTATATTAAATTAACAGAGAGCGGAGAGACAATTGCCTGTGTTAGTGGTCTTTTAGAAGTCACCTCTTCTTCTCCGAATAGGATAAAATAA
- a CDS encoding DUF7017 domain-containing protein — translation MESGDNNRLNANELRKSGRYLEALEEYKFKWDGGHGNEYDAAGILNCLRKLKLLKEGLAFALSIPSDYFYLNWISNEISWTIADIVDNLSKRGVPLENIDREGEKILKLNAADQAVNKIAFVIMKSAKENKNWNILLKWANAVNPASLSKEGLTLPDGKKGWSYLGRWTNYKITALIETGSANESIQISKWAIDNFPNHKKFFAYNLFRAYSKLEDYENAEEAFNDLRVITKPDPYMFHEYGSMFIKSGRTDEGLYYLVKSVTGSQKPEFLVGYYADLGDVFRKIGMDNEARNHYLLAAAVRAKNKWTIPQTLQKSLEDMQIGSFDGNVGELLSICNDYWMKYLDAGDEFKREIPKEEPIETDIVGIIYLGYEEREYFFVNPPGSEGIIGFKNELTEDIKDRCQVIFDVVPSFNKKRGEWSEKAVNVRLY, via the coding sequence ATGGAATCTGGGGATAATAATCGATTAAATGCGAATGAATTAAGAAAAAGTGGCAGGTATCTTGAGGCACTTGAAGAATATAAATTTAAGTGGGACGGAGGTCATGGAAATGAATATGATGCTGCCGGAATTTTGAACTGCTTAAGAAAATTAAAGCTGCTTAAAGAAGGTTTAGCCTTTGCTTTATCAATCCCCTCTGATTATTTCTATCTTAACTGGATAAGTAATGAAATATCATGGACTATTGCAGATATAGTAGATAATCTCTCTAAAAGGGGTGTTCCTTTAGAAAATATTGATCGTGAAGGAGAAAAGATACTAAAACTTAATGCAGCTGATCAAGCAGTAAATAAAATTGCTTTTGTGATAATGAAATCTGCAAAAGAGAACAAAAACTGGAATATTTTGCTAAAATGGGCAAATGCTGTAAATCCTGCATCTTTAAGCAAAGAAGGACTGACTCTTCCGGATGGTAAAAAAGGATGGAGTTATCTTGGGAGATGGACAAACTACAAAATAACAGCTCTTATTGAGACTGGTTCTGCCAATGAGTCTATTCAAATAAGTAAATGGGCTATTGATAATTTCCCAAACCACAAAAAATTTTTTGCATACAACCTTTTTAGAGCATACTCAAAATTAGAAGATTATGAAAATGCAGAAGAAGCATTCAATGATTTAAGAGTTATAACAAAACCTGATCCGTATATGTTCCATGAATACGGAAGTATGTTCATAAAATCCGGCAGAACTGATGAAGGTCTTTATTATTTGGTTAAGTCTGTTACAGGCAGTCAAAAACCTGAGTTCCTTGTAGGCTATTATGCAGATTTGGGTGATGTTTTTAGAAAAATTGGAATGGATAACGAAGCCAGGAATCATTATCTGCTTGCTGCTGCGGTAAGAGCTAAAAATAAATGGACTATTCCACAAACACTTCAGAAATCTCTTGAAGATATGCAGATTGGTTCTTTTGATGGAAATGTTGGGGAATTACTTTCTATTTGTAATGATTACTGGATGAAATATTTGGATGCAGGCGATGAATTCAAAAGAGAAATCCCTAAAGAAGAACCCATTGAAACCGATATTGTAGGAATTATTTATCTCGGTTATGAAGAGAGAGAATACTTCTTTGTTAATCCTCCCGGTTCTGAAGGTATCATTGGTTTTAAAAATGAGCTGACCGAAGACATTAAAGATAGATGTCAGGTAATTTTTGATGTTGTTCCTTCTTTTAATAAAAAGAGAGGTGAATGGTCCGAAAAGGCTGTGAATGTCCGGTTATATTAA